One window of the Flavobacteriales bacterium genome contains the following:
- a CDS encoding S9 family peptidase — protein sequence MTETIAPQAEKVPEQLTMHGDTRVDDYYWMKLSDEQKNAEEKDEQTQKVVTYLEAENEYTKGVLSSTEGLQQKLYDEIVARLDPNDQSVPVKVNGYWYYSRYEEGKEYPFFCRKKESLDADEEIMLNGPKMAEDHAYFAIGGRSVSEDNQLLVYGVDTVSRRQYTLYVKNLETGETLSDKIENTTGGATWANDNKTIFYTVKDPMTLRSYRIYKHRLGTDQSEDELVYEEKDETYGTFVYKSKSREYLIIGSYQTLASEYRILSADDPDGEWKVFEPRQRDHEYRIAHYEDHFYVVTNWDAKNFRLMKTPVNAIGRDNWTEVIAHRPETLLEGIEIFKEFLVVEERTAGLNQIKVQRWDGSKEYYMEFQDPTYTAYVSANPEFDTQILRYGYSSMTTPNSVYDFDMVSKERELLKQQKVLGGEFDPENYTSERLMVKADDGTEVPMSIVYRKGFKKDGTNPVLLYGYGSYGNSIDPYFSSVRLSLLDRGFAFAIAHIRGGQEMGRQWYEDGKLLKKKNTFTDFIDCGEYLLENGYTSKDHLYAMGGSAGGLLMGAVINMAPDMWNGVVAAVPFVDVVTTMLDDDIPLTTGEYDEWGNPNVKEYYDYIKSYSPYDNIKQQAYPNLLITTGYWDSQVQYWEPAKWIAKLRTHHQGDNLLLLHTNMTAGHGGASGRYERFKEVALEYAFMFYLEGIDA from the coding sequence ATGACAGAAACGATAGCTCCTCAAGCCGAAAAAGTACCAGAACAACTGACCATGCATGGGGATACCCGTGTAGACGACTACTACTGGATGAAGCTCAGTGATGAGCAGAAGAATGCTGAAGAAAAGGACGAACAGACACAGAAGGTCGTCACTTATCTAGAGGCGGAGAACGAGTACACAAAAGGGGTTCTTTCCTCTACCGAAGGATTGCAACAGAAACTCTATGATGAGATTGTAGCCCGGCTCGACCCCAATGATCAATCTGTGCCGGTCAAGGTCAACGGATATTGGTATTATTCCAGATACGAAGAGGGCAAGGAGTACCCTTTCTTCTGCAGGAAAAAAGAAAGCCTGGATGCAGATGAGGAGATCATGCTCAATGGCCCGAAGATGGCCGAAGATCATGCCTACTTTGCTATAGGCGGACGCAGCGTAAGTGAAGACAATCAACTTCTGGTCTATGGCGTGGACACCGTGTCACGTAGACAGTACACTCTTTATGTAAAGAACTTGGAGACCGGGGAGACCCTTTCTGACAAGATTGAGAACACCACCGGAGGGGCCACCTGGGCCAATGACAATAAGACGATATTCTACACGGTCAAAGACCCTATGACCTTGCGCTCATACCGCATCTACAAGCACAGACTTGGTACCGATCAATCTGAAGATGAACTGGTCTACGAAGAGAAGGATGAGACCTATGGCACCTTCGTGTATAAGTCCAAGAGCCGGGAGTATCTCATCATCGGTTCCTACCAGACCCTCGCCAGTGAGTACCGCATCCTCTCTGCCGATGATCCCGATGGGGAGTGGAAGGTCTTCGAACCTCGGCAGCGGGACCATGAGTATCGCATTGCCCACTATGAGGACCACTTCTACGTGGTGACCAACTGGGACGCTAAGAATTTCCGCCTGATGAAGACTCCCGTCAATGCCATCGGTCGCGACAACTGGACCGAAGTCATCGCTCATAGGCCAGAGACTTTGCTTGAGGGCATCGAGATATTCAAAGAATTCCTGGTCGTAGAAGAACGCACTGCCGGACTCAATCAGATCAAAGTACAACGTTGGGACGGGAGTAAGGAGTATTATATGGAATTCCAAGACCCAACCTACACGGCCTATGTCAGTGCCAACCCGGAATTCGACACCCAGATACTGCGTTATGGCTACTCGAGTATGACCACTCCGAATTCTGTCTATGATTTTGACATGGTATCCAAGGAGCGGGAATTACTCAAGCAACAGAAAGTACTCGGAGGTGAATTCGACCCGGAGAATTATACTTCAGAACGCCTGATGGTCAAGGCCGATGACGGGACCGAAGTCCCTATGTCCATCGTTTACCGCAAAGGATTCAAGAAGGATGGGACCAACCCGGTCCTATTATACGGTTACGGTTCCTATGGGAATAGCATTGACCCCTATTTCAGCTCGGTAAGATTGAGCCTATTGGATCGTGGGTTTGCCTTTGCCATTGCCCATATACGAGGCGGACAAGAGATGGGCAGACAGTGGTATGAAGACGGCAAGCTCCTTAAGAAGAAGAACACCTTCACTGATTTCATCGACTGTGGAGAGTATCTGCTGGAGAACGGATATACCAGCAAGGATCACCTGTATGCCATGGGAGGAAGTGCCGGAGGACTACTGATGGGTGCCGTGATCAACATGGCCCCGGATATGTGGAATGGAGTAGTGGCTGCCGTGCCCTTCGTAGACGTGGTCACGACCATGTTGGATGATGATATCCCACTTACTACTGGCGAATATGACGAGTGGGGAAACCCCAATGTCAAAGAATACTACGACTACATCAAGTCCTATTCTCCCTATGACAACATCAAGCAACAAGCTTATCCCAACCTGCTGATCACCACCGGGTATTGGGATAGTCAGGTGCAGTATTGGGAACCCGCTAAATGGATCGCCAAACTGCGCACCCATCACCAGGGCGACAACCTGCTTCTCCTCCATACCAACATGACTGCAGGACACGGAGGAGCGAGCGGTAGATATGAGCGCTTCAAAGAGGTGGCACTCGAGTATGCATTCATGTTCTACTTGGAAGGGATAGATGCTTGA